The Trichomycterus rosablanca isolate fTriRos1 chromosome 22, fTriRos1.hap1, whole genome shotgun sequence genome has a window encoding:
- the nudt6 gene encoding nucleoside diphosphate-linked moiety X motif 6, whose translation MAPVSLGTLSAFLRLLTGPRCRGAAESLRCFSGGSALQQRGSGAPLPATVDSYGGVTVRELPADVTEATFSHLLRESVHVWRSEGRVAVWLHVPLRCIRLAGVAALQGFKFHHANGDEAVLSLWTGQGESRLPNYATHQVGVAGAVVDEPGGKVLVVQDKNKTKNAWKFPGGLSNPGENIGDTAVREVFEETGVRSEFRSLLSIRQQHRHPGAFGNSDMYLICRLAPLSYEIRFCTHECLRCEWMDLGELAKTSNTTPVTSRIAKLLLFGLEKGFEHIDLKMEEVPAVYTGLVYQIYHRSLPER comes from the exons ATGGCACCGGTCAGTCTCGGGACTCTGAGCGCTTTTCTGAGACTCCTGACCGGACCGAGGTGTCGCGGTGCGGCGGAGTCTCTCCGGTGTTTCTCCGGCGGTTCCGCTCTACAGCAGCGGGGAAGCGGCGCTCCTCTACCCGCCACTGTGGACTCATACGGCGGCGTGACTGTGCGGGAATTACCGGCTGATGTTACCGAGGCGACTTTCAGCCACTTACTGCGGG AGTCGGTGCATGTGTGGCGTTCGGAGGGTCGCGTCGCGGTGTGGCTGCATGTTCCTCTGCGCTGCATTCGGCTGGCCGGGGTCGCAGCGCTGCAGGGATTTAAGTTCCATCACGCTAACGGGGACGAGGCCGTGCTCAGCCTGTGGACGGGTCAAGGAGAGAGTCGCCTACCCAACTACGCTACACACCAAGTGGGCGTTgcag GCGCCGTCGTGGACGAACCCGGTGGAAAAGTTCTCGTCGTCCAGGATAAAAACAAG ACTAAGAATGCGTGGAAGTTTCCCGGCGGACTGTCGAACCCTGGAGAAAATATCG GTGACACCGCGGTGCGTGAAGTGTTCGAAGAGACCGGCGTCCGGTCGGAGTTCCGATCCCTCCTAAGCATCCGGCAGCAGCACCGACACCCCGGAGCCTTCGGGAACTCTGACATGTACCTGATCTGTCGCCTCGCCCCCCTGTCGTACGAGATCCGCTTCTGTACGCACGAGTGTTTACGCTGCGAGTGGATGGATTTAGGAGAACTGGCCAAGACTAGCAACACCACTCCGGTGACCAGTCGCATCGCCAAACTGCTCCTGTTCGGACTGGAAAAGGGATTCGAACACATCGATCTGAAGATGGAGGAGGTGCCGGCTGTTTACACCGGACTGGTTTATCAGATTTATCACAGAAGTTTACCAGAGCGATAA
- the fgf2 gene encoding fibroblast growth factor 2: MRRRSGMGGKIEAKEADREMATGGISTLPPASADGFPPGNFKEPKRLYCKNGGYFLRINPDGRVDGIREKNDPNIRLQLQATSVGEVVIKGLSANRFLAMSSDGRLFGTRRATDECYFLERLEANNYNTYRSRKYQDWYVALKRTGQYKSGSQTGPGQKAILFLPMSAKT; encoded by the exons ATGAGACGCCGAAGCGGAATGGGGGGCAAAATAGAAGCGAAAGAGGCAGACAGGGAGATGGCGACCGGAGGGATCTCTACTCTACCGCCGGCTTCGGCTGACGGCTTCCCGCCGGGGAACTTCAAGGAGCCCAAGAGGCTTTACTGTAAAAATGGAGGCTACTTTCTGCGCATCAACCCGGACGGACGTGTGGACGGGATCAGGGAGAAGAACGACCCCAACA TCCGGCTGCAGCTGCAGGCCACGTCAGTAGGTGAAGTGGTGATTAAAGGCCTCTCGGCTAATCGATTCCTCGCTATGAGCTCCGACGGGAGGCTGTTCGGAACG AGACGAGCGACGGATGAATGTTATTTCCTGGAGCGTCTGGAGGCGAATAACTACAACACATACAGGTCACGCAAATATCAGGACTGGTACGTGGCGCTAAAGAGGACTGGTCAGTATAAGAGTGGATCACAGACGGGACCGGGACAAAAAGCCATCCTCTTCCTCCCCATGTCGGCCAAGACCTGA